The Andreesenia angusta genome contains the following window.
CTTTCCGGTCGCCGGAGAGTGTATGACTCTCTCCTTGTCGTACCCTCCTATAAGTCCTGGTACTCCTGTATTGGGAATCGCCGTGCCTTCAAGTATCACCGACCCCAAGTAATGGCCCCTCTTTGTCTCCACAACTGCGTCTACGTCTACTCCAGCTGTGAACCCCGGCCCCATAGCTACGACTATGTCAGCCATATCTATATTCGTTCCAAGGTTTTTCTTGGCAAGTATAGCATCTACGACTACCTTTGGCTTGAGCTCTGAGATTATCCCCGCTCTTTCATCTACAAGCACAGGTATCTCCTCTCTTTCCCAGGCGCTCTCTATCTCACCTCGGCTTGAAACACTTACACCTTTCACCCCGTTTATCACTATCTCTCCGTCGTAAACCGATTGGGCGTAGGAAACCGTCCTTCTTATCACAAGTGGATTCTCTATCTCAAGCATAAGCACCTTGAACCCGCATCTGTGGAGCCTATAGCCTACCCCTGTGGCTAGATCCCCTGCTCCTCTTACTACTACAACTTCTCTCATATCTATCCCCTCCTGTTTAAAGCGTCTAAATCTGACTCTCTATCTATATCAAAAAGCTCTAG
Protein-coding sequences here:
- the yqeB gene encoding selenium-dependent molybdenum cofactor biosynthesis protein YqeB, with the translated sequence MREVVVVRGAGDLATGVGYRLHRCGFKVLMLEIENPLVIRRTVSYAQSVYDGEIVINGVKGVSVSSRGEIESAWEREEIPVLVDERAGIISELKPKVVVDAILAKKNLGTNIDMADIVVAMGPGFTAGVDVDAVVETKRGHYLGSVILEGTAIPNTGVPGLIGGYDKERVIHSPATGKIEHISKIGDRVEAGQTIAKIGDTDVVVEIAGVLRGLIQEGLEVQTGLKIADVDPRGEVEHCFSISDKARSIAGGVLEAIMYKLYREKK